From Halorussus lipolyticus:
CCATCACTTTGTGGTCGATGCTCTCGGTCTCGGGCACGATGCCGAGGATGTCGCCGGGTTCAACCTCGTCGCCCTCGCTGACTTCGGGGTTGAACTCCCACGTCTTTTCGAGGTCGATACCGGGTGCGTCAACACCACGGTCGAGGAACGCGCCCATCTTGTCTTCGAGAACCGTCAGGGGACGCTGAACACCGTCATAGATGGAGTCCAGCATGCCCGGACCGAGGTCCACGGACAGCGGTTCGCCGGTGTTCTCGACCGGTTCGCCGGGTGCGACGTTCGACGTCTCCTCGTAGACCTGAATCGTCGTCAGGTTGCCTTCGATCTCGATGACCTCGCCCATCAGCCCTTCCTCGCCGACGTACACCACGTCGTTCATCCGGGCGTCGAGGTCAGTGGCGGTCACGACCGGTCCACTTACGCTCTCAATTTCGCCGTCCTCTCGAACGGCTTCGGAATCAGTTGCTTGGCTCATACGTTGTCACCTTGTTCGTCTTCGTCCATAAGGTCGATACCGATTGCACGCTTGATTTTCTCGCGCAGTCCGCCGCTTCCCGCGCCGCCGCCGATGGAGACCATCGTCGGTTCGACGCTCGTCTCGACCTCCTGTCGGACCTGCCGGGACAGGTAGTCGAGGTCCTCGTCGTGCATCACGACGATGCCGACGTTGTCGTCTTCGAGAACGCGAGACACCGCGTCGTCGAGTTCCGTCTCCTTCTCGTCGTCGGGGACGTTCTCGAACTTCCGAACGCCCGCGAGGCGGAACCCGGTGGTGAACTCCGGACTGCCGACGACAGCGATTTCCTGACTCATAGCATCACCAGTTCGTTCTCGATTTCCTCCTCGCTCAGACCGGCCTCGCGGCCGCGAGCGATTGCGCGGATGTTGTCAACTTCGCGCTCCTTCGCCAGCACGTAGGCCAACACCGGGCAAATCGACAGCGGGAAGACGTGCGAGAGGTGGTCGGAGTACTCGAGGAGTGCGGCGTCGAGTGCATGCTCGAAACCGATGAGGCTGTCGGCACGCTCCAACTCGTCGAGGGCCTCCGAGAGGTCCTCGCCGTAGGTGCTGTCGCGGATGAACGTGACGAGTTCGTCCACGCTGTTCGAAATCTGGGACAGTTCCGACGCGCGGAACAACTCGCCGCCCTCGATGAAGTAATCGGTCGGGTCGATGTCCGCACCGGACCGAGCGATTCGGAGCGCGTTGCGCGCATTCCGGAAGTCGATTTCCGCCTGCAGGAACTCGACGTACAGCTGGGTCGCTCGGTTGTCCGTCTCGGTGACGCCGCCGATGAGACCCTCGTAGTACGTGCGGTCAACCGCGTTTTCGAGCGGAATCAGCACACCGGTCTCGTCGTAGGTACCGTAGGCCTCGGCGAGCGCTTCGCCGTAGCGCGTGCGGTCGAGCATCTCGACGACCTCCTCGATGGAACCGGCTTCGACCAACCGGTCGAGGAACTGCCGGTCGAACTCACCGGCGTAGATGAGGTCCTCCTCGACGGCCTCGCTCTCGGAATCCGAGTAGACGCCGCGGATGACGGTCTTGATGTTCCACGCGTCGAACTTCCGGAGGTACCGAGCGATGAACTCGTAGAGCCGACCGTCGGCCCACCGGAGGAGGTCGTTGAAGTGCTTGGCGAGATTGCGGTTCAGGGCGTGTTCGATGAGGTCCACGCCGTCGTACCGGGAGCCGAGCGCGTTGATTTCCTCCTCGTACTCGGTCTCCTCCATGTAGCGGGCAATCTCGCTGGGACCCATCCGGACCAGTTTCCGGTAGTCCTCGTCGTCGAACAGCGCCGCCCGCCGGGCTTGGACCCGCGCGGTGACGTACTCGTAGTTCGAGGTTCCGTCCGTCTCTTTCACGCTCATTGCTCGAAGAGGCGTTTACTGATGTCCTGAAGGTTGTCCTCCCAGACGTCCTCCAGCACGGAGTCGAACGTGTTGTTCACCCGCAGGCGGGACTGCTCGCTCTCGACGACGACGCCGCCGAGACAGTCGTACTCGCCGGCGTACTCGTAGCCGTCGTAGTCCGCCACGATGTCGGTGAGCAGTTCGTCGTCTTCGGGCTTGCCGTAAACGCGGACGGTGTCGCCGTCGTCGAACTCCTCGCTGGCGGCGTCGAGCAGTTCGCGGGTCAGCTCCTCGCGGTCGTCGCCTTCCAGACCGGCGATTTGCTCCTCGACCGAGGCCCGAACGTCCTGTAGGACGTCGCGTCGGGCTTCGAGGCGCTTCTGCTTGGCTTCCAGCTTGGCGCTGGAGAGCTTCTGCTCGCGCTCTTGGGCGATTGTCTGCTCGGTTTCCCGTTCTTGCTCCGCGAGAATCTCGTCGGCGTCGCTCTCGGCCTCGGAGACGATTTCGTCTGCGCGCTCATCGCCCTCCGAACGAATTTCCTTCGCGCGCTCGCGGGCTTCGTTTCGAATATCCTCAACTACCGTGTCCAGACTCATTGATGAAGAGGGAAAGGGGGTGTTTAGACGAGGAACACGACGACCAGCGCCAGAATGACGAGCGTCTCGGGAAGGACCGT
This genomic window contains:
- a CDS encoding V-type ATP synthase subunit F — its product is MSQEIAVVGSPEFTTGFRLAGVRKFENVPDDEKETELDDAVSRVLEDDNVGIVVMHDEDLDYLSRQVRQEVETSVEPTMVSIGGGAGSGGLREKIKRAIGIDLMDEDEQGDNV
- a CDS encoding V-type ATP synthase subunit C; translated protein: MSVKETDGTSNYEYVTARVQARRAALFDDEDYRKLVRMGPSEIARYMEETEYEEEINALGSRYDGVDLIEHALNRNLAKHFNDLLRWADGRLYEFIARYLRKFDAWNIKTVIRGVYSDSESEAVEEDLIYAGEFDRQFLDRLVEAGSIEEVVEMLDRTRYGEALAEAYGTYDETGVLIPLENAVDRTYYEGLIGGVTETDNRATQLYVEFLQAEIDFRNARNALRIARSGADIDPTDYFIEGGELFRASELSQISNSVDELVTFIRDSTYGEDLSEALDELERADSLIGFEHALDAALLEYSDHLSHVFPLSICPVLAYVLAKEREVDNIRAIARGREAGLSEEEIENELVML
- a CDS encoding V-type ATP synthase subunit E, with product MSLDTVVEDIRNEARERAKEIRSEGDERADEIVSEAESDADEILAEQERETEQTIAQEREQKLSSAKLEAKQKRLEARRDVLQDVRASVEEQIAGLEGDDREELTRELLDAASEEFDDGDTVRVYGKPEDDELLTDIVADYDGYEYAGEYDCLGGVVVESEQSRLRVNNTFDSVLEDVWEDNLQDISKRLFEQ